In a genomic window of [Empedobacter] haloabium:
- the moaA gene encoding GTP 3',8-cyclase MoaA, with protein sequence MTEKIIILADGRARAPAIPAALEPATGDLRDRLARPLHDLRISITDRCNFRCVYCMPKEVFDKDYQYLPHASLLTFEEITRLARQFVAHGVEKIRLTGGEPLLRKNIEKLIGMLAGLRTVHGKPLDLTLTTNGSLLARKAQALKDAGLNRVTVSLDAMDDAVFRAMNDVDFAVADVLRGIDAAHAAGLGPIKVNMVVKAGSNEQEILPMARYFKGSPHILRFIEYMDVGASNGWNMRDVIPSAEIVRRIGAEMPLVPVDPNYTGETAARWRYADGGGEIGVISSVTQAFCKDCTRARLSTEGKLYTCLFATRGHDLRALLREGRSDAELSAAIGAVWQGRTDRYSELRTTNTEGLSRTGERKVEMSYIGG encoded by the coding sequence ATGACTGAGAAGATTATCATCCTGGCGGACGGGCGCGCCCGGGCGCCAGCCATTCCCGCCGCGCTTGAGCCCGCCACGGGAGACCTGCGCGACCGCCTGGCCCGGCCGTTGCACGACCTGCGCATTTCCATCACGGACCGTTGCAACTTCCGCTGCGTGTACTGCATGCCGAAGGAAGTATTCGACAAGGATTACCAGTACCTGCCGCATGCGTCGTTGCTGACATTCGAGGAAATCACGCGGCTGGCGCGCCAGTTCGTGGCCCACGGCGTGGAAAAGATCCGCCTGACCGGCGGCGAACCGCTGCTGCGCAAGAATATCGAGAAGCTGATCGGCATGCTGGCCGGGCTGCGCACGGTGCACGGCAAACCGCTCGACCTGACCTTGACGACGAACGGCTCGCTGCTGGCGCGCAAGGCGCAGGCGCTGAAGGATGCCGGACTGAACCGGGTAACGGTATCGCTGGACGCCATGGACGACGCCGTATTCCGCGCCATGAACGACGTCGACTTCGCCGTCGCGGACGTGCTGCGCGGCATCGACGCCGCCCATGCGGCGGGCCTGGGGCCCATCAAGGTCAACATGGTGGTCAAGGCCGGCAGCAACGAGCAGGAAATCCTGCCGATGGCGCGCTACTTCAAGGGCAGCCCGCACATCCTGCGCTTCATCGAGTACATGGACGTGGGCGCGTCGAACGGCTGGAACATGCGTGACGTGATTCCGTCCGCCGAGATCGTGCGCCGCATTGGCGCCGAGATGCCGCTCGTGCCCGTCGACCCGAACTACACGGGCGAGACGGCCGCGCGCTGGCGCTATGCCGACGGCGGCGGCGAGATCGGCGTGATCTCCTCCGTCACGCAGGCCTTCTGCAAGGATTGCACGCGGGCACGGCTGTCAACCGAGGGCAAGCTGTATACTTGCCTGTTCGCCACGCGCGGCCACGACCTGCGCGCGCTGCTGCGCGAGGGCCGCAGCGACGCCGAGCTGTCGGCCGCCATCGGCGCCGTGTGGCAGGGCCGCACCGACCGCTATTCCGAACTGAGAACGACCAACACCGAAGGCCTGTCGCGCACGGGCGAGCGCAAGGTCGAGATGTCCTATATTGGGGGATGA
- the mobA gene encoding molybdenum cofactor guanylyltransferase MobA, whose translation MTSSTNSTVAYDDVTGLILAGGRGTRMGRVDKGLQPFRGATLAGHVLRRLAPQVRTVAINANRNQEAYAALGAPVLPDELTGFEGPLAGLQTGLRHCATDLLVTAPCDSPFLPSDLVQRLRDALVTQEADLALAVTMEADEAGAAHKQPHPVFSLVRKSALPRLDAYLAEGGRRMDGWHKSIKVAEVLFNDASAFRNINTLAELQQEEQARDAAPTLQDVVGCLSGYDPHAVPVSQAQHIIREFIQPVKAVEKVALRASLGRVLAADIVSPISVPAHDNSAMDGFAFAGDQLDGEHPTTLQVIGAVYAGRPSDLRPQAGECVRIMTGGVMPPGCDTVLPQELAAGITDDRVTIAPRTVKTGDNRRFKGEDLMAGSPALKAGKIVRPADLGLIASLGIAEVPVRRKLRVAFFSTGDELRSIGEPLEPGCVYDSNRYTLHGMLTRLGVELVDMGIVKDDPASLEAALRDACESADAVITSGGVSVGAADYTKQIMATLGDVTFWTIGMRPGRPMAFGKIGSNGHSAFLFGLPGNPVAVMVTFYFFARHALLRMMGATANDDLLVQARSFGPIRKKPGRTEYQRGILSVTADGAREVRITGSQGSGILRSMAEANCMVVLPDHQGNVAAGDLVDVLLFEGLI comes from the coding sequence TTGACGAGCAGCACCAACAGTACCGTCGCCTACGACGATGTCACGGGCCTGATCCTGGCCGGCGGCCGCGGCACCCGCATGGGGCGCGTGGACAAGGGCCTGCAGCCGTTCCGCGGCGCCACCCTGGCGGGCCATGTGCTGCGCCGGCTGGCGCCGCAGGTGCGCACGGTCGCCATCAATGCCAACCGCAACCAGGAAGCATACGCGGCGCTGGGCGCGCCCGTGCTGCCGGACGAGCTGACCGGCTTCGAAGGTCCGCTGGCCGGCCTGCAGACGGGCCTGCGCCATTGCGCCACCGACCTGCTCGTCACCGCGCCGTGCGACTCGCCGTTCCTGCCGTCCGACCTGGTGCAGCGCCTGCGCGACGCGCTGGTGACGCAGGAAGCCGACCTGGCGCTGGCCGTGACGATGGAAGCGGACGAGGCCGGCGCCGCCCACAAGCAGCCGCACCCCGTGTTCAGCCTGGTGCGCAAGAGCGCGCTGCCGCGGCTGGACGCCTATCTGGCCGAGGGCGGCCGCCGCATGGACGGCTGGCACAAGTCGATCAAGGTGGCCGAGGTGCTGTTCAACGACGCCAGCGCATTCCGCAACATCAATACGCTGGCCGAGCTGCAACAGGAAGAACAGGCGCGCGACGCGGCGCCGACCTTGCAGGACGTGGTCGGCTGCCTGTCCGGCTACGATCCGCACGCGGTGCCCGTCAGCCAGGCCCAGCACATCATCCGCGAGTTCATCCAGCCGGTAAAAGCCGTCGAGAAGGTGGCGCTGCGCGCGTCCCTCGGCCGGGTGCTGGCGGCGGACATCGTCTCGCCGATCAGCGTGCCGGCACACGACAATTCCGCCATGGACGGCTTCGCCTTCGCGGGCGACCAGCTCGATGGCGAACACCCGACCACCTTGCAGGTGATCGGCGCCGTGTATGCCGGACGGCCATCGGACCTGCGGCCGCAGGCCGGCGAATGCGTGCGCATCATGACGGGCGGTGTCATGCCGCCCGGCTGCGACACCGTGCTGCCGCAGGAACTGGCCGCCGGCATCACGGACGACCGCGTGACGATCGCGCCGCGCACCGTGAAAACGGGCGACAACCGCCGCTTCAAGGGCGAGGACCTGATGGCGGGCAGCCCGGCGCTGAAGGCGGGCAAGATCGTGCGTCCGGCCGACCTGGGCCTGATCGCGTCGCTGGGGATCGCCGAGGTGCCCGTGCGCCGGAAACTGCGCGTGGCCTTCTTCTCGACCGGCGACGAGCTGCGCTCGATCGGCGAACCGCTCGAGCCCGGCTGCGTGTACGACAGCAACCGCTACACCCTGCACGGCATGCTGACGCGCCTGGGTGTCGAGCTGGTCGACATGGGCATCGTCAAGGACGACCCGGCGTCGCTGGAAGCTGCCCTGCGCGACGCCTGCGAGAGCGCGGACGCCGTCATCACGTCCGGCGGCGTCTCGGTGGGCGCGGCCGACTACACCAAGCAGATCATGGCCACGCTGGGCGACGTGACGTTCTGGACGATCGGCATGCGCCCGGGCCGCCCGATGGCCTTCGGCAAGATCGGTTCGAACGGCCACAGCGCGTTCCTGTTCGGTCTGCCAGGCAACCCGGTCGCCGTGATGGTCACGTTCTACTTCTTTGCCCGCCACGCGCTGCTGCGCATGATGGGCGCCACCGCCAACGACGACCTGCTGGTGCAGGCCCGTTCGTTCGGCCCGATCCGCAAGAAGCCGGGCCGCACCGAATACCAGCGCGGCATCCTGAGCGTCACTGCGGACGGCGCGCGCGAAGTGCGCATCACCGGCTCGCAAGGCTCGGGCATCCTGCGCTCGATGGCGGAAGCGAACTGCATGGTGGTGCTGCCGGACCACCAGGGCAATGTGGCGGCGGGCGACCTGGTCGACGTGCTGCTGTTCGAAGGGCTGATCTAG
- the rmuC gene encoding DNA recombination protein RmuC, which translates to MTMELYLLLGLTLLILLLQVAQLLRPRAGGDIGERLDRVEREVRLQLQATAQAQRQEMTHTLAQSHAATVQQLDGMRRQIEVLTESNARRLAEVRMTLETRIRDLQTDNGARLEEMRQTVDEKLHATLESRLTESFKQVSDRLERVHQGLGEMQQLALGVGDLKRVLTNVKTRGTWGEVQLEMLLEQVLTPDQYAKNVETVAGTNARVEFALKLPGMKEGGAPVWMPIDAKFPKEQYERLLEAAERADADGVAAAGRELERAVRNEAKTIAEKYVCPPQTTDFAILFLPTEGLYAEVMRRPGLADELQRVNRISIAGPSTLTALLNSLQMGFRTLALEKRSSEVWQVLGAVKTEFGKFGDVLAATKTTLERAAKNIESAEVRSRQMARKLKSVEALPAEAAQMLLGRELELPEGDS; encoded by the coding sequence ATGACGATGGAACTCTATTTGCTGCTGGGCCTGACCCTGCTGATCCTGCTGCTGCAAGTGGCACAGCTGCTGCGCCCGCGCGCCGGCGGCGACATCGGCGAGCGGCTCGACCGCGTCGAGCGCGAGGTGCGGCTGCAGCTGCAGGCCACCGCCCAGGCGCAGCGTCAGGAAATGACGCACACGCTGGCCCAAAGCCATGCGGCCACCGTGCAGCAACTGGACGGCATGCGCCGCCAGATCGAAGTGCTGACGGAATCGAATGCGCGCCGCCTGGCCGAAGTGCGCATGACTCTCGAAACCCGCATCCGCGACCTGCAGACCGATAACGGCGCGCGCCTGGAGGAAATGCGCCAGACCGTCGACGAGAAACTGCATGCCACGCTGGAATCGCGCCTGACGGAATCGTTCAAGCAGGTCTCCGACCGCCTGGAGCGGGTGCACCAGGGCCTGGGCGAGATGCAGCAGCTGGCGCTGGGCGTGGGCGACCTGAAGCGCGTGCTCACCAACGTCAAGACGCGCGGCACCTGGGGCGAGGTGCAGCTGGAAATGCTGCTGGAGCAGGTGCTGACGCCTGACCAGTACGCCAAGAACGTCGAGACGGTGGCCGGCACCAATGCCCGCGTCGAGTTCGCCTTGAAGCTGCCCGGCATGAAGGAGGGCGGCGCGCCCGTGTGGATGCCGATCGACGCCAAGTTCCCGAAAGAGCAGTACGAGCGCCTGCTGGAAGCGGCCGAGCGCGCCGACGCGGACGGCGTGGCGGCGGCCGGCCGCGAGCTGGAACGGGCGGTGCGCAACGAAGCGAAGACCATCGCGGAAAAATACGTCTGCCCGCCGCAGACGACGGATTTCGCGATCCTGTTCCTGCCGACCGAAGGCTTGTACGCGGAAGTGATGCGCCGCCCCGGGCTGGCCGACGAGCTGCAGCGCGTCAACCGCATCAGCATCGCCGGGCCGTCCACGCTGACGGCGCTGCTGAACAGCCTGCAGATGGGCTTCCGCACGCTGGCGCTGGAGAAACGCTCGTCGGAGGTGTGGCAGGTACTGGGCGCGGTGAAGACGGAATTCGGCAAGTTCGGCGACGTGCTGGCCGCAACCAAGACCACGCTGGAGCGCGCGGCCAAGAACATCGAGTCGGCCGAGGTGCGCAGCCGCCAGATGGCGCGCAAGCTCAAATCGGTGGAGGCGCTGCCGGCCGAGGCGGCGCAGATGCTGCTGGGCCGCGAGCTGGAACTGCCGGAAGGGGACAGCTGA
- a CDS encoding group II truncated hemoglobin, which yields MAFMNETRTLYDIIGGATKLREMVDRFYDLMELEPEFAGIRAMHPPATDGSRDKLFWFLSGWMGGPDLYQEQFGHPRLRARHLPFAVGTSERDQWLRAMAWAMEDVGIAEDLRLRLMQSFYQTADWMRNTPG from the coding sequence ATGGCGTTCATGAACGAAACACGCACGCTTTACGACATCATCGGCGGCGCGACCAAGCTGCGCGAAATGGTGGACCGCTTTTACGATCTGATGGAGCTGGAGCCGGAATTCGCCGGCATCCGCGCCATGCATCCGCCGGCGACGGATGGGTCGCGCGACAAGCTGTTCTGGTTCCTGTCCGGCTGGATGGGTGGGCCCGACCTGTATCAGGAACAATTCGGCCACCCGCGCCTGCGTGCGCGGCACCTGCCGTTCGCTGTCGGCACGAGCGAGCGCGACCAGTGGCTGCGGGCGATGGCCTGGGCCATGGAAGACGTCGGCATCGCCGAGGACCTGCGGCTGCGCCTGATGCAGTCGTTCTACCAGACGGCCGACTGGATGCGCAACACGCCGGGTTGA
- a CDS encoding HAMP domain-containing sensor histidine kinase — MRDDRLERKAGTFFAAQLRRHRNGERSAVQALVLGWAALLVHSLQFALNTWVFPQPFESPALRALGAAVGAAGIAAERMGPRYCELYVPIAVAFQLPFFSTYMFLMNDAAAAWAQWLTVATVALFHFPTQLALRAYAIGTLLACACVVLHGRGNTILTAAALQQLPVHAFVIGLLYAARVGRSALEQEKLAGMGEGLGAVAHEMRTPLASMDANVRGLTRMLQADTAGSGAQDDVRQAMTRIQYEVRHMNHLIDLFLLSANAVRRRLDPSESVSMADAVQSVLRRYPFTSPAQRSTVAVDVRANFSFAGQYELTVVILLNLLRNALKAIHRAGKGRVRIVVDGNRKPPRLLFIDTACGIAARRQPFIFHRFYAYPAHNGTGVGLALCRQIMHAWNARIRCVSRESAYAIFVLEFPVQRANVPSGEP; from the coding sequence ATGCGCGACGATCGCCTCGAACGCAAAGCCGGCACGTTTTTCGCCGCCCAGTTGCGCCGCCACCGCAACGGCGAGCGCTCTGCCGTGCAGGCGCTCGTGCTGGGTTGGGCTGCCCTGCTGGTCCATTCCCTCCAGTTCGCACTGAACACGTGGGTCTTCCCGCAGCCGTTCGAAAGCCCCGCGCTGCGCGCGCTGGGCGCGGCCGTCGGTGCCGCCGGCATCGCGGCCGAACGGATGGGGCCGCGCTATTGCGAACTGTACGTGCCGATCGCCGTCGCCTTCCAGCTGCCGTTCTTCAGCACCTATATGTTCCTGATGAACGACGCGGCGGCGGCATGGGCCCAGTGGCTGACGGTCGCGACAGTGGCCCTGTTTCATTTTCCCACCCAGCTGGCCCTGCGCGCCTACGCCATCGGCACGCTGCTGGCATGCGCCTGCGTCGTGCTGCACGGCCGCGGCAATACGATTCTGACCGCGGCTGCGCTGCAGCAACTGCCCGTGCACGCGTTCGTGATCGGCCTGTTGTACGCCGCCCGCGTCGGGCGTTCCGCGCTGGAACAGGAAAAGCTGGCCGGCATGGGCGAAGGGCTGGGCGCGGTGGCGCACGAGATGCGCACGCCGCTGGCCAGCATGGACGCCAACGTGCGCGGCCTGACACGCATGCTGCAGGCGGACACGGCGGGCAGTGGCGCCCAGGACGACGTGCGCCAGGCCATGACGCGCATCCAGTACGAGGTGCGCCACATGAACCACCTGATCGACCTGTTCCTGCTGAGCGCGAACGCGGTGCGGCGCCGGCTCGACCCGTCCGAATCCGTCTCGATGGCCGACGCCGTGCAATCGGTGCTGCGGCGCTATCCCTTCACCAGCCCGGCACAACGCAGCACGGTGGCGGTGGACGTGCGGGCCAATTTCAGTTTTGCTGGGCAATACGAATTGACGGTTGTTATTCTGCTCAACCTGCTGCGCAACGCCTTGAAGGCGATCCACCGGGCGGGCAAGGGCCGCGTGCGCATCGTCGTGGACGGCAATCGCAAGCCGCCCCGGCTGTTGTTTATCGATACCGCGTGCGGCATTGCCGCACGTCGACAGCCGTTTATTTTTCATCGCTTCTACGCGTATCCGGCGCACAACGGGACCGGCGTCGGGCTGGCCTTGTGCCGCCAGATCATGCATGCTTGGAATGCCCGCATCCGCTGCGTGTCACGCGAAAGCGCTTATGCCATCTTCGTGCTCGAATTCCCCGTCCAGCGCGCCAATGTGCCATCAGGTGAACCATGA
- a CDS encoding response regulator codes for MRLPIFAHPTTTVLVDDSDSFLKSLSFQLDPLLPSKTFHDTTMALDWFTASTRRADLPLHVNFDILNQTADQPNVAVDVRRIHDLCASHHRFTIPSVLVVDYSMPQMNGVEFCRQIEYLPCKKILFTGAADEKIAVNAFNEGLIDRFIRKSDDDALDRLEQEILAMQRAFFVDQAETLRDLLSLHDYSFLRCNTMAGLVRELYTKHGFVEHYLHSSPTGILFLDQHGRATLMVIETEQGMHAQYEVARDNDAPQSLLTALQERRVLPFFPPEAGAGMYSTAAGEQWHRYCCAPQVLQGRERYYWALFEFPGHYLDSPVYPFSEFLNSRHPPCDLAA; via the coding sequence ATGAGACTTCCGATTTTCGCCCACCCCACCACCACCGTCCTGGTCGATGACAGCGACTCGTTTCTGAAGAGCCTGTCATTCCAGCTCGATCCCTTATTGCCCAGCAAGACGTTTCACGACACCACGATGGCACTGGACTGGTTCACTGCGAGCACACGGCGCGCCGACCTGCCGCTGCACGTCAATTTCGACATCCTGAACCAGACGGCCGACCAGCCCAATGTGGCGGTGGACGTGCGCCGCATCCACGATTTATGCGCCAGCCATCACCGTTTCACGATCCCGTCCGTGCTGGTGGTCGATTATTCGATGCCGCAGATGAACGGCGTGGAGTTCTGCCGCCAGATCGAGTACCTGCCGTGCAAGAAGATCCTGTTCACGGGCGCGGCCGACGAGAAAATCGCCGTCAACGCCTTCAACGAAGGGCTGATCGACCGTTTCATCCGCAAGAGCGACGACGACGCGCTGGACCGGCTCGAGCAGGAGATCCTGGCCATGCAGCGGGCCTTCTTCGTGGACCAGGCGGAAACGCTGCGCGACCTGCTGTCGCTGCACGACTACTCTTTCCTGCGCTGCAATACGATGGCGGGCCTGGTGCGTGAGCTGTACACCAAGCACGGCTTCGTCGAGCATTACCTGCACTCGAGCCCGACCGGCATCCTGTTCCTGGACCAGCATGGCCGCGCCACGTTGATGGTGATCGAAACGGAGCAAGGCATGCATGCACAATACGAGGTAGCGCGCGACAACGACGCACCGCAATCGCTGCTGACGGCACTGCAGGAACGCCGCGTGCTGCCGTTCTTCCCGCCCGAAGCGGGCGCCGGCATGTATTCGACGGCCGCCGGCGAGCAGTGGCATCGTTACTGCTGCGCGCCGCAAGTGCTGCAAGGGCGCGAACGCTACTACTGGGCCCTGTTCGAGTTCCCGGGCCACTACCTGGACAGCCCGGTCTACCCGTTCAGCGAGTTTCTCAACTCACGGCACCCGCCGTGCGACCTGGCAGCATGA